From Channa argus isolate prfri chromosome 21, Channa argus male v1.0, whole genome shotgun sequence, one genomic window encodes:
- the pah gene encoding phenylalanine-4-hydroxylase isoform X1 yields MDAAFRTVNGNHCPETETESSGTRKRRGSMYLEEETDKKSEVISCIFFLKEEVGALARTLRLFEEKGINLTHIESRPSQMNKGQYEFFINVDSSCSQALDEVINSLRTQISGHVLELSRNKEKDTVPWFPNDIQDLDRFANQILSYGSELDADHPGFTDPVYRARRKEFADIAYNYKHGQVIPRVEYTEEEKATWGTVFKELKTLYPTHACREHNRVFPLLEKYCGYRQDNIPQLEDVSRFLQSCTGFRLRPVAGLLSSRDFLAGLAFRVFHSTQYIRHGSKPRYTPEPDVCHELLGHVPLFADPNFAQFSQEIGLASLGAPDEYIEKLATVYWFTVEFGLCKQGSEIKAYGAGLLSSFGELQYCLTDKPKLQPFDPDKTSLQKYPITEYQPAYFVAESFEDAKEKVRKFAATIPRPFTVRYNPYTQSIEVLDNTLQLRNLADSIRSEVGKLCEALRKLE; encoded by the exons ATGGACGCTGCGTTCAGGACAGTCAATGGAAACCACTGtccagagacagagacagaatcCTCAGGGACAAGG AAGAGAAGGGGCTCCATGTACCTGGAGGAGGAGACCGACAAGAAGTCAGAAGTCATCTCCTGCATCTTTTTCTTGAAAGAGGAGGTTGGAGCTTTGGCCAGGACCCTGCGGCTCTTTGAG GAGAAGGGCATCAACCTGACGCACATCGAATCCCGGCCATCCCAAATGAACAAAGGCCAGTATGAGTTCTTTATCAATGTGGACTCCAGCTGCTCCCAGGCCCTCGATGAGGTCATCAACAGCCTGCGCACACAAATCAGTGGCCATGTGCTTGAGCTTTCGCGTAACAAAGAGAAGGACACAG TGCCCTGGTTCCCTAATGACATCCAGGACTTGGACCGCTTTGCCAACCAGATCCTCAGTTACGGCTCTGAGCTGGATGCGGATCACCCA ggcTTCACAGACCCAGTATACAGAGCCCGCAGGAAGGAGTTTGCCGACATTGCCTACAACTACAAACA TGGCCAAGTCATCCCCAGGGTGGAGTACACGGAGGAGGAAAAGGCCACATGGGGCACGGTGTTCAAGGAGCTGAAGACTCTGTACCCAACTCACGCCTGTCGTGAGCACAACCGTGTCTTCCCACTGCTGGAAAAATACTGTGGCTACAGGCAGGACAACATCCCACAGCTGGAAGACGTTTCCCGCTTTCTGCAGT CGTGTACAGGTTTCCGGCTTCGTCCGGTTGCCGGCCTGCTCTCATCCCGGGACTTCCTCGCTGGCCTCGCCTTCCGTGTCTTCCACTCCACGCAGTACATACGTCACGGCTCCAAGCCCAGATACACACCTGAACC AGATGTCTGCCACGAGCTCCTGGGACATGTTCCATTGTTTGCTGATCCTAATTTTGCCCAGTTCTCACAG GAAATTGGACTTGCCTCTCTGGGTGCCCCTGATGAGTACATTGAGAAACTTGCTACT GTGTATTGGTTCACTGTGGAGTTTGGCCTGTGTAAGCAAGGCTCAGAGATCAAAGCTTATGGAGCTGGCTTGCTTTCATCATTTGGAGAGCTGCAG TACTGCTTAACAGACAAGCCCAAACTCCAGCCTTTTGACCCCGACAAGACCAGCCTCCAGAAATACCCGATCACAGAGTACCAGCCCGCTTACTTTGTTGCAGAAAGCTTCGAGGATGCCAAGGAGAAAGTGAG GAAATTTGCGGCCACCATCCCACGGCCTTTCACAGTGCGCTACAACCCCTACACGCAGAGCATCGAAGTCCTGGACAACACCCTGCAGCTCAGAAACCTGGCTGACAGCATCAGGA GTGAGGTGGGGAAACTGTGCGAAGCCCTGCGGAAACTGGAATAA
- the pah gene encoding phenylalanine-4-hydroxylase isoform X2 has product MDAAFRTVNGNHCPETETESSGTRKRRGSMYLEEETDKKSEVISCIFFLKEEVGALARTLRLFEEKGINLTHIESRPSQMNKGQYEFFINVDSSCSQALDEVINSLRTQISGHVLELSRNKEKDTVPWFPNDIQDLDRFANQILSYGSELDADHPGFTDPVYRARRKEFADIAYNYKHGQVIPRVEYTEEEKATWGTVFKELKTLYPTHACREHNRVFPLLEKYCGYRQDNIPQLEDVSRFLQSCTGFRLRPVAGLLSSRDFLAGLAFRVFHSTQYIRHGSKPRYTPEPDVCHELLGHVPLFADPNFAQFSQEIGLASLGAPDEYIEKLATYCLTDKPKLQPFDPDKTSLQKYPITEYQPAYFVAESFEDAKEKVRKFAATIPRPFTVRYNPYTQSIEVLDNTLQLRNLADSIRSEVGKLCEALRKLE; this is encoded by the exons ATGGACGCTGCGTTCAGGACAGTCAATGGAAACCACTGtccagagacagagacagaatcCTCAGGGACAAGG AAGAGAAGGGGCTCCATGTACCTGGAGGAGGAGACCGACAAGAAGTCAGAAGTCATCTCCTGCATCTTTTTCTTGAAAGAGGAGGTTGGAGCTTTGGCCAGGACCCTGCGGCTCTTTGAG GAGAAGGGCATCAACCTGACGCACATCGAATCCCGGCCATCCCAAATGAACAAAGGCCAGTATGAGTTCTTTATCAATGTGGACTCCAGCTGCTCCCAGGCCCTCGATGAGGTCATCAACAGCCTGCGCACACAAATCAGTGGCCATGTGCTTGAGCTTTCGCGTAACAAAGAGAAGGACACAG TGCCCTGGTTCCCTAATGACATCCAGGACTTGGACCGCTTTGCCAACCAGATCCTCAGTTACGGCTCTGAGCTGGATGCGGATCACCCA ggcTTCACAGACCCAGTATACAGAGCCCGCAGGAAGGAGTTTGCCGACATTGCCTACAACTACAAACA TGGCCAAGTCATCCCCAGGGTGGAGTACACGGAGGAGGAAAAGGCCACATGGGGCACGGTGTTCAAGGAGCTGAAGACTCTGTACCCAACTCACGCCTGTCGTGAGCACAACCGTGTCTTCCCACTGCTGGAAAAATACTGTGGCTACAGGCAGGACAACATCCCACAGCTGGAAGACGTTTCCCGCTTTCTGCAGT CGTGTACAGGTTTCCGGCTTCGTCCGGTTGCCGGCCTGCTCTCATCCCGGGACTTCCTCGCTGGCCTCGCCTTCCGTGTCTTCCACTCCACGCAGTACATACGTCACGGCTCCAAGCCCAGATACACACCTGAACC AGATGTCTGCCACGAGCTCCTGGGACATGTTCCATTGTTTGCTGATCCTAATTTTGCCCAGTTCTCACAG GAAATTGGACTTGCCTCTCTGGGTGCCCCTGATGAGTACATTGAGAAACTTGCTACT TACTGCTTAACAGACAAGCCCAAACTCCAGCCTTTTGACCCCGACAAGACCAGCCTCCAGAAATACCCGATCACAGAGTACCAGCCCGCTTACTTTGTTGCAGAAAGCTTCGAGGATGCCAAGGAGAAAGTGAG GAAATTTGCGGCCACCATCCCACGGCCTTTCACAGTGCGCTACAACCCCTACACGCAGAGCATCGAAGTCCTGGACAACACCCTGCAGCTCAGAAACCTGGCTGACAGCATCAGGA GTGAGGTGGGGAAACTGTGCGAAGCCCTGCGGAAACTGGAATAA
- the pah gene encoding phenylalanine-4-hydroxylase isoform X3: MDAAFRTVNGNHCPETETESSGTREKGINLTHIESRPSQMNKGQYEFFINVDSSCSQALDEVINSLRTQISGHVLELSRNKEKDTVPWFPNDIQDLDRFANQILSYGSELDADHPGFTDPVYRARRKEFADIAYNYKHGQVIPRVEYTEEEKATWGTVFKELKTLYPTHACREHNRVFPLLEKYCGYRQDNIPQLEDVSRFLQSCTGFRLRPVAGLLSSRDFLAGLAFRVFHSTQYIRHGSKPRYTPEPDVCHELLGHVPLFADPNFAQFSQEIGLASLGAPDEYIEKLATVYWFTVEFGLCKQGSEIKAYGAGLLSSFGELQYCLTDKPKLQPFDPDKTSLQKYPITEYQPAYFVAESFEDAKEKVRKFAATIPRPFTVRYNPYTQSIEVLDNTLQLRNLADSIRSEVGKLCEALRKLE, translated from the exons ATGGACGCTGCGTTCAGGACAGTCAATGGAAACCACTGtccagagacagagacagaatcCTCAGGGACAAGG GAGAAGGGCATCAACCTGACGCACATCGAATCCCGGCCATCCCAAATGAACAAAGGCCAGTATGAGTTCTTTATCAATGTGGACTCCAGCTGCTCCCAGGCCCTCGATGAGGTCATCAACAGCCTGCGCACACAAATCAGTGGCCATGTGCTTGAGCTTTCGCGTAACAAAGAGAAGGACACAG TGCCCTGGTTCCCTAATGACATCCAGGACTTGGACCGCTTTGCCAACCAGATCCTCAGTTACGGCTCTGAGCTGGATGCGGATCACCCA ggcTTCACAGACCCAGTATACAGAGCCCGCAGGAAGGAGTTTGCCGACATTGCCTACAACTACAAACA TGGCCAAGTCATCCCCAGGGTGGAGTACACGGAGGAGGAAAAGGCCACATGGGGCACGGTGTTCAAGGAGCTGAAGACTCTGTACCCAACTCACGCCTGTCGTGAGCACAACCGTGTCTTCCCACTGCTGGAAAAATACTGTGGCTACAGGCAGGACAACATCCCACAGCTGGAAGACGTTTCCCGCTTTCTGCAGT CGTGTACAGGTTTCCGGCTTCGTCCGGTTGCCGGCCTGCTCTCATCCCGGGACTTCCTCGCTGGCCTCGCCTTCCGTGTCTTCCACTCCACGCAGTACATACGTCACGGCTCCAAGCCCAGATACACACCTGAACC AGATGTCTGCCACGAGCTCCTGGGACATGTTCCATTGTTTGCTGATCCTAATTTTGCCCAGTTCTCACAG GAAATTGGACTTGCCTCTCTGGGTGCCCCTGATGAGTACATTGAGAAACTTGCTACT GTGTATTGGTTCACTGTGGAGTTTGGCCTGTGTAAGCAAGGCTCAGAGATCAAAGCTTATGGAGCTGGCTTGCTTTCATCATTTGGAGAGCTGCAG TACTGCTTAACAGACAAGCCCAAACTCCAGCCTTTTGACCCCGACAAGACCAGCCTCCAGAAATACCCGATCACAGAGTACCAGCCCGCTTACTTTGTTGCAGAAAGCTTCGAGGATGCCAAGGAGAAAGTGAG GAAATTTGCGGCCACCATCCCACGGCCTTTCACAGTGCGCTACAACCCCTACACGCAGAGCATCGAAGTCCTGGACAACACCCTGCAGCTCAGAAACCTGGCTGACAGCATCAGGA GTGAGGTGGGGAAACTGTGCGAAGCCCTGCGGAAACTGGAATAA
- the th2 gene encoding tyrosine hydroxylase 2, protein MKTESAVQTAPFGGRKQSLIEDARRERSGGSPGPSRNGDSFVFEDKDGMATVNVLFTLSNEKNAGFFKTGKIFETFEAKLLHIESRPGRKSKNSLADLEFFMKCEVHSSDLEVFINSLKRVAEDVRSVQEEKVPWFPRQMKDLDRCNMLITKFDPDMDQDHPGYRDLEYRKRRAFIAELAFRYKQGEPLPSVEYTAEEVATWREVYQKLRNIYPSLACRQFLDALQQLEKECGYEEGRIPQLKEVSAFLKDKTGFQLRPVAGLLSARDFLASLAFRVFQCTQYIRHSSAPMHSPEPDCCHELLGHIPMLADKEFAQFSQEIGLASLGASDEDIEKLSTLYWFTVEFGLCKQNGAVKAYGAGLLSSYGELVYALSNKPEYRPFNPEEMAVQPYQDQTYQPVYFLSESFEDAKMKLRRFSETIKRPFAVRYDPFTCSIEVLDQPGKIQNALSQVREDLKTLLCALERLSSS, encoded by the exons ATGAAGACGGAGAGCGCGGTGCAGACGGCGCCGTTCGGCGGGAGGAAGCAGAGCCTGATCGAGGATGCTCGCAGGGAGCGCAGCGGCGGCTCCCCGGGGCCCTCCAGGAACGGAGACAGCTTCGTGTTCGAGGACAAGGACGGCATGGCCACCGTCAACGTCCTGTTCACTCTGAGCAACGAGAAAAACGCAGGCTTCTTCAAAACGGGGAAAATATTTGAG ACGTTTGAAGCCAAACTTCTCCACATCGAGAGTCGACCAGGGAGGAAGTCGAAGAACAGCTTGGCGGACCTGGAGTTCTTCATGAAGTGTGAAGTTCACAGCTCTGACCTGGAAGTTTTTATCAACTCCCTGAAGAGAGTGGCCGAAGACGTTCGCTCAGTACAGGAGGAAAAAG TTCCCTGGTTTCCCCGACAGATGAAAGACCTGGACAGATGCAACATGTTAATAACCAAATTTGATCCAGACATGGACCAGGATCATCCA GGATACAGAGACCTAGAATACAGAAAAAGACGGGCTTTCATCGCTGAACTCGCTTTCAGATACAAACA AGGTGAACCATTACCCAGTGTGGAGTACACAGCAGAAGAAGTAGCAACATG GAGGGAGGTTTACCAGAAGCTGCGGAATATCTACCCCAGCCTGGCCTGCAGGCAGTTCTTGGACGCTCTGCAGCAGTTGGAAAAAGAGTGTGGGTACGAAGAGGGTCGCATCCCTCAGCTCAAAGAGGTGTCTGCCTTCCTGAAAG ACAAAACAGGTTTCCAGCTGCGCCCCGTAGCCGGCCTGCTGTCAGCCAGAGACTTTTTAGCCAGTTTGGCCTTCAGGGTGTTCCAGTGCACGCAGTACATCCGACACTCCTCTGCACCCATGCACTCCCCTGAGCC GGACTGCTGCCATGAACTTCTCGGCCATATTCCCATGCTGGCAGATAAAGAATTCGCCCAGTTTTCACAG GAGATCGGACTTGCCTCACTTGGAGCTTCTGATGAGGATATTGAAAAACTGTCAACG TTGTACTGGTTCACTGTGGAGTTCGGCCTCTGCAAACAGAATGGAGCAGTGAAAGCTTACGGTGCTGGGCTCCTCTCCTCCTATGGGGAGCTTGTT TACGCTCTGTCTAACAAGCCGGAGTATCGGCCGTTCAACCCGGAGGAGATGGCAGTGCAGCCGTACCAGGACCAAACCTACCAGCCCGTTTACTTTTTGTCTGAGAGCTTTGAGGATGCGAAGATGAAACTGAG GAGGTTCTCTGAAACCATCAAGCGCCCCTTTGCCGTTCGCTATGACCCCTTTACCTGCAGCATAGAGGTTCTGGATCAGCCTGGCAAGATCCAAAATGCTCTGAGCCAGGTGAGAGAAGACCTGAAGACCTTGCTTTGTGCCTTGGAGAGGCTCAGCTCATCTTAA